A segment of the Streptomyces pactum genome:
CAGACGCCCGCCACGGACTGGATCCACGAGCGGTAGGCGGTCAGGTTCGTGTACGCCGTAGTGGTCTGCCGGTCGCTGGTGGAGGCGACGCCCACCTGGACGCCGCCGGCCGTCATCGGGCCGCCGGAGTCGCCGCCCGCGGTGATGCCGTCACCGGCGCGGGCGCAGATCGCCTGACCGTAGTAGGCGTCGTAACACCCGCGGGTGACGGTCAGGTTGGCGACCTTCAGGTACCGGGACTGGCAGTTGATCTCCGAGCCGCACCGGGAGGTGGCGCCCCAGCCGTAGACCTGCACGCTCTGGCCGACCCGCACCGTGCCCGGCTGCCCGAGCTGTGCGTAGGAGGCGGAGACGGAGCGGTCGAGCCGGACCAGCGCGAGGTCCGACGAGGAGTGGGTGACGGTCTGG
Coding sequences within it:
- a CDS encoding S1 family peptidase → MRITRLVPTLTAAVTAALLSLALVPSAAAAEPGPGDGGPQPIIGGGYAQNAPWAARLFSNGTQTCSSTIISPTWILTAKHCVSGGNLSFRIGSLDQSSGGTVANGVQTVTHSSSDLALVRLDRSVSASYAQLGQPGTVRVGQSVQVYGWGATSRCGSEINCQSRYLKVANLTVTRGCYDAYYGQAICARAGDGITAGGDSGGPMTAGGVQVGVASTSDRQTTTAYTNLTAYRSWIQSVAGV